Proteins encoded within one genomic window of Papaver somniferum cultivar HN1 unplaced genomic scaffold, ASM357369v1 unplaced-scaffold_152, whole genome shotgun sequence:
- the LOC113336283 gene encoding uncharacterized protein LOC113336283 has translation MRLKILNKAPIKSIKYVSAETFAEKACYGGKASITDVNSRVDLDQFITAQIWIQNGPTEELNSIEFGWAVYPQLFGDNLTRVFGLWTADGFKNTGYYNMLCP, from the exons ATGAGACTTAAAATTCTGAATAAAGCTCCAATAAAATCTATCAAG tatgTGTCAGCTGAAACTTTTGCCGAGAAAGCGTGCTATGGAGGTAAAGCTTCAATCACAGATGTAAATTCAAGAGTAGACCTGGACCAGTTTATCACTGCTCAAATTTGGATACAAAATGGTCCAACTGAAGAATTGAATAGCATAGAATTTGGATGGGCC GTATACCCTCAGTTATTTGGTGACAATCTTACTCGAGTTTTTGGTTTGTGGACG GCTGATGGATTTAAAAATACAGGATACTATAACATGCTTTGCCCATGA
- the LOC113336302 gene encoding ABC transporter F family member 4-like, producing the protein MGEGETVTVEVPGNGIGQAEKADEGVIEKKEIVGEDTVVVKYEEEEKEEEGVTAGDDKATAVSEAVEESGNGSGQTEDTKKDEGEMKDLEDDGKVENEEKECVKDVEEDDKKEENREEEVEVEKQVVEAADGGSDAKEEEKGKEDEEKQDVKAEEKTDVTGDESKQEGQDKTADVLKVVEETDKEEEKVKEADQIQPVKDEKIDKTPQSSKEEEEEENAEASKLDEKRDDEEEKNKDDEQIQALKDGDTDKKVDDSKDEKQEKTSEIPKVDEENDKEEKREQVEQEQAVKPDERNDETEDNSKEEKHDQTSEVIKADAEAQIMEEKGKEVEQVEAAKTTKSDGENDAVEEKSEKEEQGEATQVVAPVKENATLEEKESEKAGKKAEVSNNEEENPKVAEEVKQPKKRVREKRSGGKAEAEKLEVGEKKTKEPVTPVAFSTDRPVRERKSVERLVATVEPEPIRKFRVEKGRGTALKDIPNVANQLNKPKADETFKALHLVLFGRHMKAFKSNLSEFSGFPWHENEEKHRSKIKEKLDKCVVEKLLEFCDVLDIQAPKRTRTRKDELVTELLNFLAAPCAATDVVPEEEEQLSSAIKRKRGSDSLIPVSGSTTAKRSARKRRKTVDTVKDEEKKSSHEKEEDSEEDRENENGVPDASDYEVAEHSQSKDEDNDLKEEVEEPTQGSVKSSEKKEATRKSASKKTPTTLKGTEHSKSKDADNDSEEEAEKPKQGSVKSSAKKEASRKSESKKTSTTKVVGHSQSKHEDDDSEEEAEEPKQASVKSSGKKEASRKSESKKTPPTKVAQPSQSKHQDNDSEEEAEEPKQASVKSSGKKEASRKSESKKTPAPKNVTTVSSPKKHSSQSTSKHSKVESSRTRTPVASSRKEKDVETAKRKRSTPSRSATNVTTSKEKAGKKLVKGKEEQDKGLNPSEDELRCTIVQILDEVDFNTATFTDIVKKLAMHYDMDFTSRKDVLKRITKEELSKLADEEEEETEDEDDDVSDKEDAPKPAAKRMKT; encoded by the exons ATGGGGGAAGGAGAGACAGTGACTGTTGAGGTGCCTGGGAATGGAATTGGTCAGGCTGAGAAGGCGGACGAAGGTGTGATTGAAAAGAAAGAGATAGTTGGTGAAGATACGGTGGTGGTTAAATATGAGGaggaggagaaagaagaggagggTGTGACTGCGGGTGATGACAAGGCGACTGCAGTTTCTGAAGCTGTTGAGGAGTCTGGAAATGGAAGTGGGCAGACTGAGGATACGAAGAAAGACGAAGGGGAGATGAAGGATTTGGAAGATGACGGTAAGGTTGAGAATGAGGAGAAAGAGTGTGTTAAAGATGTAGAAGAAGATGATAAGAAAGAAgagaatagagaagaagaagtagaggtaGAGAAGCAAGTTGTGGAGGCGGCTGATGGGGGGAGTGATGCAAAGGAGGAGGAAAAGGGGAAAGAAGACGAGGAAAAACAAGATGTCAAGGCTGAGGAAAAAACTGATGTGACAGGAGATGAAAGTAAACAAGAAGgacaggataaaacagccgacgTTTTGAAAGTCGTCGAAGAAACTGATAAGGAGGAGGAAAAGGTTAAAGAAGCAGACCAGATACAACCTGTGAAAGACGAAAAAATTGATAAAACGCCACAGAGTagtaaagaagaggaagaggaagaaaatgcTGAAGCATCAAAGCTTGATGAAAAAAGAGATGATGAGGAGGAAAAGAACAAAGACGATGAACAGATACAAGCTCTAAAAGATGGAGACACTGATAAAAAAGTAGATGACAGTAAAGATGAAAAGCAGGAAAAAACATCTGAGATACCGAAGGTCGACGAAGAAAATGACAAGGAAGAAAAAAGGGAGCAAGTAGAACAAGAACAAGCCGTGAAACCTGATGAACGAAATGATGAAACAGAAGATAacagtaaagaagaaaaacatgaccAAACATCTGAAGTTATAAAGGCTGATGCAGAAGCACAGATAATGGAAGAAAAAGGCAAAGAAGTGGAACAGGTTGAAGCAGCTAAAACAACAAAGTCCGACGGAGAAAATGATGCCGTGGAAGAAAAAAGTGAAAAGGAAGAACAGGGAGAAGCAACTCAAGTTGTGGCTCCTGTCAAAGAAAATGCCACATTAGAAGAGAAGGAAAGTGAGAAGGCTGGCAAAAAGGCTGAGGTAAGCAATAACGAGGAAGAAAATCCAAAAGTAGCTGAGGAGGTGAAACAACCAAAGAAGCGTGTACGAGAAAAGCGAAGTGGAGGGAAAGCCGAAGCGGAGAAACTAGAGGTGGGTGAGAAAAAGACCAAGGAACCAGTGACACCGGTCGCCTTTTCTACTGACCGTCCTGTACGTGAGCGGAAGTCTGTTGAGAGGCTCGTTGCCACTGTTGAACCCGAGCCAATTAGGAAATTTCGGGTTGAAAAG GGCCGTGGGACAGCACTAAAAGATATACCGAACG TGGCCAACCAGCTGAACAAACCAAAGGCTGATGAGACATTCAAAGCGCTTCATTTAGTGCTCTTCGGGAGGCATATGAAG GCTTTCAAGAGTAACCTTTCCGAGTTCTCTGGCTTTCCATGGCATGAAAATGAG GAAAAGCACAGAAGCAAGATCAAAGAGAAGCTTGATAAATGTGTTGTGGAGAAACTTTTGGAGTTTTGTGACGTGCTTGACATACAAGCCCCAAAAAGAACAAGAACCAGAAAG GATGAATTAGTGACAGAACTACTGAACTTTTTAGCAGCTCCGTGTGCAGCAACTGATgttgtaccagaagaagaagagcag TTAAGTTCAGCTATAAAGCGTAAAAGGGGTTCCGACTCATTAATACCAGTATCTGGGAGCACAACCGCAAAGCGGTCAGCAAGA AAAAGAAGAAAGACCGTTGATACTGTTAAAGATGAGGAGAAGAAGAGTTCacatgaaaaagaagaagattctgaagaagacagAGAAAATGAGAATGGGGTTCCTGATGCATCTGACTACGAGGTCGCTGAGCATTCTCAAAGCAAGGATGAGGACAATGACTTGAAAGAAGAGGTGGAAGAGCCTACACAAGGTTCAGTCAAATCATCTGAGAAGAAAGAAGCTACTAGAAAATCTGCATCAAAGAAAACCCCAACAACACTTAAGGGAACTGAGCATTCTAAAAGCAAGGATGCGGAcaatgattcagaagaagaagcgGAAAAGCCTAAGCAAGGTTCAGTGAAATCATCGGCGAAGAAAGAAGCTTCTCGAAAATCTGAATCGAAGAAAACCTCGACAACCAAGGTTGTCGGGCATTCTCAAAGCAAGCACGAGGAtgatgattcagaagaagaagcgGAAGAGCCTAAGCAAGCTTCTGTAAAGTCATCAGGGAAGAAAGAAGCTTCTCGAAAATCTGAATCGAAGAAAACCCCGCCAACTAAGGTTGCTCAGCCTTCTCAAAGCAAGCACCAGGACaacgattctgaagaagaagcGGAAGAGCCTAAGCAAGCTTCAGTGAAGTCATCAGGGAAGAAAGAAGCTTCTCGaaaatctgaatcaaagaaaaccCCGGCACCTAAAAATGTAACTACCGTCAGTTCACCTAAGAAGCACTCTAGCCAATCAACATCCAAGCACTCTAAGGTTGAAAGCAGTCGCACGCGAACTCCAGTGGCCTCCTCGAGGAAGGAAAAGGATGTGGAAACAGCTAAAAGGAAGCGTTCAACTCCTTCGAGATCTGCCACCAATGTGACGACAAGCAAAGAGAAAGCTG GTAAAAAGTTGGTGAAAGGGAAAGAAGAACAGGATAAGGGTTTAAATCCCTCTGAAGATGAATTACGCTGCACTATAGTTCAAATTCTGGATGAAGTTGATTTTAACACG GCAACATTCACGGACATTGTCAAGAAACTTG CCATGCATTACGATATGGATTTTACATCTAGGAAGGATGTACTAAAACGTATAACCAAGGAAGAGTTGTCTAAACTAGCtgacgaggaggaagaagaaactgaagacgaagatgacgACGTATCCGACAAGGAAGATGCTCCTAAACCTGCTGCGAAAAGGATGAAAACTTGA
- the LOC113336294 gene encoding DUF724 domain-containing protein 6-like produces MDFKRGDRVEISSKEEGFVGSYYSATILAKLAPTNELWVEYETLCQEEDEKKLLREIVDVKNVRPFPPEVKLSEYSLLDKVDAYDNDGWWVGRVSAVLDDSMYYVYFESSRDEIAYPADKLRIHQEFEKGKWSVTNHKWFLVHKTGAD; encoded by the exons atggattttAAAAGAGGAGATAGAGTAGAGATATCTTCAAAAGAAGAGGGTTTTGTTGGATCATACTATTCAGCAACAATCTTAGCGAAACTAGCACCAACAAATGAGCTGTGGGTCGAGTATGAAACGCTAtgtcaagaagaagatgagaaaaaGCTGTTGAGAGAAATTGTTGATGtgaagaatgtgagaccatttccGCCTGAGGTTAAGTTATCTGAGTATTCACTTCTTGATAAAGTTGATGCTTATGATAATGATGGGTGGTGGGTTGGGAGAGTCAGTGCTGTTCTTGATGATTCAATGTATTATGTTTATTTTGAAAGTTCTAGAGATGAAATTGCTTACCCTGCCGATAAATTAAGGATTCATCAGGAGTTTGAAAAGGGGAAATGGTCTGTTACTAATCACAAATG GTTCCTGGTTCATAAAACAGGTGCTGATTGA